In Paenibacillus sp., the DNA window TCAACTTGATCTACATGCCGAGCTGGGACAAAGATATACGCGCGGAGAAGGAGCGGACGGAAGAAGCGATGTCCGCCGTGTTTCGGGAAATCGCGATGCATCTGCGGGACCCGGGCCGGGAATGGGACGGGCGCGAGCTGCTCGACGCGGAGGACGCGATCGACAGGGGGGCGGAATTGGCGGCTCGCTCGTCGGAGAACGCCCTGTTCCAAGGGGAAGAAGAGTGGAGGACGTATTTCGTCATGCGGGATCGGCAGCTCGAGGCGATTCGGCGCATGCTTGTCCTGATCGCGAGGGTGTACGCCGACCTGCCGTACGGCCGGATGACCGCCGAGCTGTTCGACGGCCTCAGCAACGACGTCAAGAGCGAGTATTACGCGGGCAACGTCGAGAAACGGCTCGCGGAGCTGGAGGAGACGTTCCGGGACATGCCGCTTCCCGCCACGCGGGAGGAGTTCGAAACGCGATCGGCCCTGCTGCAGCTGCTCTTCGACTTGAAGCATTACTTGTC includes these proteins:
- a CDS encoding aromatic acid exporter family protein; translated protein: MGIRVIKTAIAAVIAIYIALAFNLTFPLSAGLLAILGVDVTRKRSLQSAFVRIVSSVVGLLFAIFVFDVLGFHVWAIALYICIAYPVLAKWNLKDGIITSSVIVFHVFTEETLAPSMIMNELYLLLVGLGSATVVNLIYMPSWDKDIRAEKERTEEAMSAVFREIAMHLRDPGREWDGRELLDAEDAIDRGAELAARSSENALFQGEEEWRTYFVMRDRQLEAIRRMLVLIARVYADLPYGRMTAELFDGLSNDVKSEYYAGNVEKRLAELEETFRDMPLPATREEFETRSALLQLLFDLKHYLSIAGAMKKRRAALGLGKTK